In Arthrobacter sp. MN05-02, one genomic interval encodes:
- a CDS encoding hypothetical protein (possible pseudo due to internal stop codon): MSDDITGNGPDEPIEGEVLTDRVEQVDLQTEMQRSYLDYAMAVIVGRALPDVRDGLKPVHRRVLYAMFDGGYRPDRSFNKCARVVGEVMGQYHPHGDSAIYDALVRLIQDWTMRYPLALGQGNFGSPGNDGAAAPRYTETKMAPLAMEMVRDIDEETVDFQDNYDGKNQEPTILPSRFPNLLVNGSSGIAVGMATNIPPHNLREVADGVQWYLENPEASKEELLEALIARIKGPDFPTGAQILGHKGIEDAYRTGRGSITMRAVVNVEEIQNRTCLVVTELPYQANPDNLAIKIAELVKDGKISGIADLRDETSGRTGQRLVIVLKRDAVAKVVLNNLYKHTQLQDNFSANMLAIVDDVPRTLSLDAFIRHWVNHQLEVIVRRTRYRLRKAEEEAHILRGLLKALDALDEVIALIRASSTTEEARDGLMGLLAIDELQATAILNMQLRRLAALERQKIQDRHAELESMITEFNRILASEDVQRGIVSTELAEIVAKFGDDRRTDILMGYDGDMSMEDLIPEEEMVVTITRGGYVKRTRSDNYRQQARGGKGIKGAQLRGDDVVEHFFVTTTHHWLLFFTNLGRVYRAKAYELVEAARDAKGQHVANLLAFQPDETIAQVLDLRDYQ, from the coding sequence ATGAGTGACGACATCACCGGCAACGGACCGGACGAGCCCATCGAGGGTGAGGTCCTGACGGACCGCGTCGAGCAGGTCGACCTGCAGACCGAGATGCAGCGGTCCTACCTGGACTACGCGATGGCGGTCATCGTCGGCCGGGCCCTGCCCGACGTCCGCGACGGTCTCAAGCCCGTGCACCGCCGCGTGCTGTACGCCATGTTCGACGGCGGCTACCGGCCTGACCGCTCGTTCAACAAGTGCGCCCGCGTGGTCGGCGAGGTCATGGGTCAGTACCACCCGCACGGCGACTCCGCGATCTACGACGCCCTGGTCCGCCTGATCCAGGACTGGACCATGCGCTACCCGCTCGCGCTGGGTCAGGGGAACTTCGGCTCGCCCGGTAACGACGGCGCCGCGGCTCCGCGATACACCGAGACGAAGATGGCCCCGCTCGCCATGGAGATGGTGCGGGACATCGACGAGGAGACCGTCGACTTCCAGGACAACTACGACGGCAAGAACCAGGAGCCGACGATCCTGCCGTCTCGCTTCCCGAACCTGCTCGTCAACGGATCGTCGGGTATCGCGGTCGGCATGGCCACGAACATCCCGCCGCACAACTTGCGCGAGGTGGCCGACGGTGTCCAGTGGTACCTGGAGAACCCGGAGGCCTCCAAGGAGGAACTGCTCGAGGCGCTGATCGCACGGATCAAGGGCCCTGATTTCCCGACCGGCGCCCAGATCCTGGGGCACAAGGGCATCGAGGATGCCTACCGCACGGGGCGCGGCTCCATCACCATGCGTGCCGTCGTCAACGTCGAGGAGATCCAGAACCGGACCTGCCTCGTCGTCACCGAGCTCCCGTACCAGGCCAACCCGGACAACCTCGCGATCAAGATCGCCGAACTGGTCAAGGACGGCAAGATCAGCGGAATCGCCGACCTGCGCGACGAGACGTCCGGACGCACCGGCCAGCGCCTGGTGATCGTGCTCAAGCGCGACGCCGTCGCCAAGGTGGTCCTCAACAACCTGTACAAGCACACGCAGCTCCAGGACAACTTCAGCGCGAACATGCTGGCGATCGTCGACGACGTGCCCCGCACGCTCAGCCTCGACGCCTTCATCCGGCACTGGGTGAACCACCAGCTCGAAGTCATCGTGCGGCGCACCCGCTACCGGCTGCGCAAGGCGGAGGAGGAGGCCCACATCCTGCGTGGCCTCCTGAAGGCGCTCGACGCGCTCGACGAGGTCATCGCGCTGATCCGCGCCTCCTCCACCACGGAGGAGGCCCGTGACGGGCTCATGGGGCTGCTCGCCATCGACGAGCTGCAGGCCACCGCCATCCTCAACATGCAGTTGCGCCGGCTCGCGGCGCTCGAGCGGCAGAAGATCCAGGACCGGCACGCCGAACTCGAATCGATGATCACCGAGTTCAACCGCATCCTCGCCTCGGAGGACGTCCAGCGCGGCATCGTCAGCACCGAACTCGCGGAGATCGTGGCCAAGTTCGGCGACGACCGCCGCACCGACATCCTCATGGGCTACGACGGCGACATGAGCATGGAGGACCTGATCCCCGAGGAGGAGATGGTCGTCACCATCACCCGCGGTGGATACGTCAAGCGCACGCGCAGCGACAACTACCGGCAGCAGGCGCGCGGCGGCAAGGGCATCAAGGGAGCGCAGCTGCGCGGCGACGACGTCGTCGAGCACTTCTTCGTGACCACCACGCACCACTGGCTCCTGTTCTTCACCAACCTGGGCCGGGTCTACCGGGCGAAGGCCTACGAACTGGTCGAGGCTGCGCGCGACGCCAAGGGGCAGCACGTCGCGAACCTCCTGGCCTTCCAGCCGGACGAGACGATCGCCCAGGTGCTGGACCTGCGCGACTACCAGTAG
- a CDS encoding hypothetical protein (possible pseudo due to internal stop codon): protein MLVSRKGQSLRFTADDDALRPMGRATSGVTGMKFRDDDELLAAKVVTDDSYVFIVTEGGFAKRTRVDDYRVQGRGGLGIKVAKLAEERGDLVGALVVQEEDEVLVVMGGGKVVRSAVAGVPAKGRDTMGVIFAKPDKTDRIIAVARNSERSVAVEEGLIEDPSEGSPDVDVIDTVSPQEDPAEFTADEVRLSTEETAEPDAESPEHGGSE, encoded by the coding sequence ATGCTCGTCTCGCGGAAGGGACAGTCGCTGCGCTTCACGGCCGACGACGACGCCCTGCGGCCCATGGGACGCGCGACATCGGGTGTGACCGGCATGAAGTTCCGCGACGACGACGAGCTGCTGGCCGCCAAGGTGGTCACGGACGATTCCTACGTCTTCATCGTCACCGAGGGTGGTTTCGCGAAGAGGACCAGGGTCGACGACTACCGTGTCCAGGGTCGTGGCGGCCTGGGCATCAAGGTCGCCAAGCTGGCCGAGGAGCGCGGGGACCTCGTGGGTGCCCTCGTGGTGCAGGAGGAGGACGAGGTGCTGGTCGTCATGGGCGGCGGCAAGGTGGTTCGTTCCGCCGTCGCCGGTGTTCCCGCCAAGGGCCGCGACACGATGGGAGTCATCTTCGCCAAGCCCGACAAGACCGACCGGATCATCGCCGTGGCCCGCAACAGTGAACGTAGCGTCGCCGTCGAGGAGGGCCTCATCGAGGATCCCTCCGAGGGCAGCCCGGATGTCGACGTGATCGATACGGTCTCTCCGCAGGAGGATCCTGCGGAGTTCACAGCCGATGAAGTACGGTTGTCGACAGAGGAAACGGCTGAGCCTGACGCTGAGTCGCCGGAACACGGAGGTAGCGAGTGA